A segment of the Cenarchaeum symbiosum A genome:
GACCGCCCTGGGAGATACTCTGTCTGGTGCAGTCTCGCGCGCCTATGATTCTGTATCGAAGATATCATGGCCTGGCGCGCAGTATAGGACAGACATAGGGGTCAGACCCTGATCGTCTCATCTTCTGTCACTATCCAGTTTACAGGTATGTCATGTTCTTCAGTGGGGACTGATTTTACCAGCTGTTTGGAATAGCACGGAACAATCGAGGGTATATCCAGGCCTGCAAGGAACCTGTCGTAGTAGCCGCGGCCGTACCCCAGCCGCGAGCCGTCCCTGGCTGTTCCCACCGCGGGAACAATTATCACGTCAGGATCTATACATTCCTCACAGTCGTTCCGTGGCTCCATGATGTCGAATTTGCCACTCTCGAGACGGCCAAGATCCCGCACCTCCCTGAATACTAGATCTTCTCCGGGTATAGACGGCAGGCAGACCTTTCTCCCGCTATCCAGCAGGCCTTGCATCAGTGTATGAGTGGGCACCTCGCTTCCCATTGAGTAATAGCATGCCACCGAGCGGGCCTTGGCAAACTCGGGGATCTTGCCCATCCTGCGGGCGATCTTCGCCTCTGCTATCCTGATTATATCGTGTGAGAGGGAGTCCCTTCTGGATAAGAGCACGCCCCGGAGGGCCTCTTTTTCAGCGTTCAAGGCTCTTTACCAGCGAGGCGGCAGTGGTGGTATTCTTTAGCAGCATGGCGACGGTCATCGGGCCCACACCCCCGGGGACGGGCGTTATGTGGGAGGCCTTTTCCGATACGGCCGCGTAGTCGGCGTCTCCTGTAAGGCCTCTATCCGACCTGCTTATTGCCACGTCTATGACTACGGCTCCCTCCTTTACCATGTCCGGGGTTAGCACGAATTTGTCACGGTTGCCCACTGCTGTAACTATCACGTCTGCCCTTCTGGATATGCTGCCTATATCCTTGGTCCGGGAATGGCAGGTGGTCACGGTGGCATTTCTACCCAGGAATAGATGGTGCAGGGGAATCCCCACCAGCCGGCTCCTGTTAATCAGCACCACTTCTTTGCCTTCGAGTTCTATATTGTAATAGTCCAGCATCTCCATTATCCCGAGTGGCGTACAGGGGATGAGAGTCGCGGTCCCGGCAGTTAGCAGGCCCGCGTTTAGCGGCGTGAGGCCGTCTACATCCTTGAGGGGCGATATGGCAGATACCACCTTGATCTCGCGTATGCCCTCTGGCAGGGGCATCTGCACCAGTATTCCGTGGACGGAGCGGTCGGAGTTGAGCTCGGCTATCAGCTTCAAGAGATCCCCCTCGGTGGTGGATGGCCCGAGCCGGTGGTCCTGGGTGGTTATCCCCACTTCGGCGCATGCCGCATGCTTGTTTCGCAC
Coding sequences within it:
- a CDS encoding 5,10-methylene-tetrahydrofolate dehydrogenase/methenyltetrahydrofolate cyclohydrolase (COG0190); its protein translation is MDGKAVAAAVKERVKMAVAELKSGGTDPCLATVLVGDDPASGTYVRNKHAACAEVGITTQDHRLGPSTTEGDLLKLIAELNSDRSVHGILVQMPLPEGIREIKVVSAISPLKDVDGLTPLNAGLLTAGTATLIPCTPLGIMEMLDYYNIELEGKEVVLINRSRLVGIPLHHLFLGRNATVTTCHSRTKDIGSISRRADVIVTAVGNRDKFVLTPDMVKEGAVVIDVAISRSDRGLTGDADYAAVSEKASHITPVPGGVGPMTVAMLLKNTTTAASLVKSLER
- a CDS encoding 5-formyltetrahydrofolate cyclo-ligase (COG0212); protein product: MLLSRRDSLSHDIIRIAEAKIARRMGKIPEFAKARSVACYYSMGSEVPTHTLMQGLLDSGRKVCLPSIPGEDLVFREVRDLGRLESGKFDIMEPRNDCEECIDPDVIIVPAVGTARDGSRLGYGRGYYDRFLAGLDIPSIVPCYSKQLVKSVPTEEHDIPVNWIVTEDETIRV